The following are encoded in a window of Alphaproteobacteria bacterium genomic DNA:
- a CDS encoding DUF502 domain-containing protein, translated as MGGAMPRRYAPSDMTQASGSSASAHQWSMIKSTLLGGVLFLLPIVLIAWLLGKALGFATRLSQPAVQAAGVDSVAGVATGTIISILALVLLSFFAGMVARTRVGQTTFNKLENSVLSLFPQWRMARGLIESFETETKSEIEVVMVPTDAGWCLAFVLEKPEGDWWTVFIPGAPQWTSGAVAFAHKDQVQPSDLTPAQAIMLMRRCGAGSSRTRALLASLQEKGAL; from the coding sequence ATGGGCGGCGCAATGCCCCGCCGCTATGCCCCGTCGGATATGACCCAAGCATCTGGATCGAGCGCCTCCGCCCACCAGTGGAGCATGATCAAATCGACCCTCCTCGGCGGTGTCCTCTTCCTGCTGCCGATCGTCCTGATCGCCTGGCTACTCGGTAAGGCGCTGGGCTTCGCGACTCGCCTTTCTCAGCCCGCGGTTCAGGCCGCGGGAGTCGATTCGGTGGCCGGAGTCGCGACCGGCACGATCATCTCGATCCTGGCGCTGGTGCTGCTGTCCTTCTTCGCCGGAATGGTGGCCCGAACCCGGGTCGGGCAAACGACCTTCAACAAGCTCGAAAACAGCGTGCTTTCGCTCTTCCCCCAATGGCGCATGGCGCGCGGGCTGATCGAAAGCTTCGAGACCGAGACGAAATCGGAGATCGAGGTGGTGATGGTGCCGACCGACGCTGGCTGGTGCCTGGCCTTCGTGCTCGAGAAGCCGGAGGGAGATTGGTGGACGGTGTTCATCCCCGGCGCCCCCCAATGGACCTCCGGGGCCGTCGCCTTCGCCCACAAGGACCAGGTCCAGCCATCCGATCTGACGCCGGCGCAGGCGATCATGCTGATGCGCCGCTGCGGCGCGGGGTCGTCCAGGACGCGCGCCCTGCTCGCCTCGCTGCAGGAAAAAGGCGCTCTTTGA
- a CDS encoding 50S ribosomal protein L10: MDRAQKAEAVAELKQTFNETSVVVVTRNLGLTVAQSTALRNRMRDAGARYKVAKNKLALIALEGTTYAPLSDLLTGPTALATSADPVAAAKAVVEFAKTNDRLEIVGGAMGETVLDVAGVKALAELPSLDELRAKIVGLIQAPATKIARTINEPGAQLARVFGAYAAKEAA; the protein is encoded by the coding sequence ATGGATCGCGCTCAAAAAGCAGAAGCGGTCGCCGAGCTGAAGCAGACGTTCAACGAGACCAGCGTGGTGGTCGTCACCCGCAATCTCGGCCTCACCGTGGCCCAGTCCACGGCCCTGAGGAATCGGATGCGCGACGCCGGCGCCCGTTACAAGGTCGCGAAGAACAAGCTTGCTCTCATCGCGCTCGAAGGCACGACCTACGCCCCGCTCAGCGACCTGTTGACCGGCCCGACCGCGCTTGCCACGTCCGCCGATCCGGTGGCCGCGGCGAAAGCGGTCGTGGAATTCGCCAAGACCAACGATCGTCTCGAGATCGTCGGTGGAGCGATGGGCGAGACCGTCCTCGACGTGGCTGGAGTGAAGGCGCTTGCCGAGCTTCCGTCGCTCGACGAACTGCGTGCGAAGATCGTGGGCCTGATCCAGGCGCCCGCGACCAAGATCGCCCGCACGATCAACGAGCCGGGCGCCCAGCTGGCCCGGGTCTTTGGCGCCTACGCCGCCAAGGAAGCCGCATAG
- a CDS encoding 50S ribosomal protein L7/L12, which yields MADINTLVDQLSELTVLEAADLAKALEEKWGVSAAAAVAAGPAAAGPAAPAAEEQTEFDVILTGDGGKKINVIKEVRAITQLGLGEAKALVESAPKAIKEGVSKAEAEEIKKKIEEAGGTVELK from the coding sequence ATGGCAGACATCAACACCCTCGTCGATCAGCTGAGCGAGCTGACCGTCCTCGAAGCCGCCGACCTCGCCAAGGCCCTCGAAGAGAAGTGGGGCGTCTCGGCCGCCGCCGCCGTCGCCGCCGGCCCCGCCGCCGCCGGCCCGGCCGCCCCGGCCGCCGAAGAGCAGACCGAGTTCGACGTGATCCTCACCGGCGACGGTGGCAAGAAGATCAACGTCATCAAGGAGGTCCGCGCGATCACCCAGCTCGGCCTCGGCGAAGCCAAGGCCCTGGTCGAGAGCGCTCCCAAGGCGATCAAGGAAGGCGTTTCCAAGGCCGAAGCCGAGGAAATCAAGAAGAAGATCGAGGAAGCCGGCGGCACCGTCGAGCTTAAGTAA
- a CDS encoding MFS transporter — MRKGSILAPREALDDKTRERGLVMLTREVVFSTTCDSLVGGVIVTAFALHLGASNEVIGAIAALTFWRDLLQGPAVMLVQKVRARKAIAVVGSLVSATAPLLMLGLAFSGASDRTRLALVAVIALYGGASAFAGCAWSGWVRDMVPDDRRGRFFGRRSTLATATALVAGLCSAWLLEQTPQGSADRAAAFAGLFALAFLAQLVSAAALARVPEPMMPPPEASAWRLIPMLRQVWADEKFRSWIRFLANWKFAVNLAQPFFTVFFLTQLGFGMAFVMALSLIAQFATLLTLARWGQLADRFKDKSVLNVAAPTFLLCIVGMIPASQFESRTLAGAYLVLLHLLMGVASAGVSLATGNMIMKISPRGASESYLAANALISSLAAGLAPLIGGFCADFFASREFALTLQWVGPNYQGEFARLSLRAWDFYFLLSALFGLYALHRLGMVHEEGELMGREMLRGMHERAQQASRRLLGFGVGSSGDVEADLEAAAETPQPQQP; from the coding sequence ATGCGGAAAGGGTCCATTCTCGCGCCTCGCGAGGCGCTCGACGACAAGACCCGCGAGCGCGGCCTCGTCATGCTAACCCGGGAGGTCGTCTTCTCGACGACCTGCGACAGCCTGGTCGGCGGGGTGATCGTCACCGCCTTCGCGCTTCACCTCGGCGCCTCGAACGAGGTGATCGGGGCCATCGCCGCGCTGACCTTCTGGCGGGATTTGCTTCAGGGCCCGGCGGTGATGCTCGTTCAGAAGGTGCGGGCGCGCAAGGCGATCGCGGTCGTCGGCAGCCTCGTCTCGGCGACCGCGCCGCTGTTGATGCTGGGCCTCGCCTTTTCGGGCGCGAGCGATCGGACGCGTCTCGCCCTCGTCGCCGTCATCGCCCTCTACGGCGGCGCGAGCGCGTTCGCCGGCTGCGCGTGGAGCGGCTGGGTGCGCGACATGGTGCCCGACGATCGGCGCGGCCGCTTCTTCGGCCGCCGCTCGACGCTGGCGACCGCGACCGCCCTCGTTGCGGGCCTGTGCTCGGCTTGGCTGCTCGAACAGACGCCGCAAGGCTCCGCCGACCGTGCCGCAGCGTTCGCCGGCCTATTCGCTTTGGCCTTTCTCGCCCAGTTGGTGAGCGCGGCCGCGCTGGCGCGGGTGCCCGAACCGATGATGCCGCCGCCGGAGGCCTCCGCGTGGCGCCTGATCCCGATGCTCCGCCAGGTGTGGGCCGACGAGAAGTTCCGCAGCTGGATCCGATTCCTCGCCAACTGGAAGTTCGCGGTGAACCTCGCTCAGCCCTTCTTCACCGTCTTCTTCCTGACTCAGCTGGGCTTCGGCATGGCGTTCGTCATGGCCCTGAGCCTGATCGCCCAATTCGCGACCCTGCTCACGTTGGCGCGCTGGGGCCAGCTCGCCGATCGCTTCAAGGACAAGTCGGTGCTCAACGTCGCCGCACCCACCTTCCTCTTGTGCATCGTCGGCATGATCCCGGCCTCGCAGTTCGAATCGAGGACGCTCGCGGGCGCCTACCTCGTCCTTCTGCACCTCCTGATGGGCGTGGCGTCGGCGGGCGTGTCCCTCGCCACCGGCAACATGATCATGAAAATCTCGCCCCGCGGCGCATCCGAATCCTATCTGGCGGCGAATGCGCTGATCTCCTCGCTCGCGGCCGGGCTGGCGCCCTTGATCGGCGGTTTTTGCGCCGATTTCTTCGCCTCGCGCGAGTTCGCGCTGACGCTGCAATGGGTGGGCCCGAACTATCAGGGGGAGTTTGCCCGCCTGTCGCTCCGCGCCTGGGATTTCTATTTCCTGCTCTCCGCGCTCTTCGGGCTGTACGCGCTGCACCGGCTCGGCATGGTTCACGAGGAAGGCGAGCTGATGGGGCGGGAGATGCTGCGCGGGATGCACGAACGGGCGCAGCAAGCGAGCCGGCGGCTGCTCGGCTTCGGCGTGGGTTCTTCCGGGGATGTGGAGGCCGATCTGGAGGCCGCCGCGGAAACCCCGCAGCCTCAGCAGCCGTAG
- the rpoB gene encoding DNA-directed RNA polymerase subunit beta, translated as MATKAAPATETRPTASKRIRKIFGNIHEVSEMPNLIEVQRESYEQFLRSRPQDGYVSGLEKTLRSVFPIRDFAGTAELDFVHYELEEPKYDTDECRQRGMTYAAPMRVTLRLIVFEVDPDTETRSVLDIKEQDVYMGDMPLMTKNGTFIVNGTERVIVSQMHRSPGVLFDHDRGKTHASGKFLFAARVIPYRGSWLDFEFDAKDIVNVRIDRKRKLPVTALLHALDMSSEEILNTFYNRVVFVRGKGGWQIPYVSEAWRGNKPAFDIADAKSGEVIFPAGQKISPRAANKAAKDGLATLLIPTEEIFGRYSAYDLVNDSTGEIYIEAGDEVTPENLEKLDKAGIDRLELLDIDHSNTGAWMRNTLKADKAEDRDQALSDIYRVMRPGEPPTRETAEALFAGLFFDPERYDLSAVGRVKLNMRLDLDAADDVTTLRKEDIVAVVKTLVDLKDGKGEIDDIDNLGNRRVRSVGELLENQYRVGLLRMERAVKERMSSVDVSTVMPNDLINAKPAVAAVREFFGSSQLSQFMDQTNPLSEVTHKRRVSALGPGGLTRERAGFEVRDVHPTHYGRICPIETPEGPNIGLINSLASFSRVNKYGFIETPYRKVIDNKVTNDVVYLSAMEEAKHTIAQANAELDKNGGFVEEIVSSRQAGEFLMAPRDIITLMDVSPKQLVSVAASLIPFLENDDANRALMGSNMQRQAVPLVRAEAPFVGTGMEETVARDSGAAIAARRTGIVDQVDAARIVIRATDEVEAGKSGVDIYTLMKFQRSNQNTCINQRPLVKKGELVRAGDVIADGPSTDLGELALGRNVLVAFMPWNGYNFEDSILISERIVKDDVFTSIHIEEFEVMARDTKLGPEDITRDIPNVGEEALRNLDEAGIVYIGAEVEPGDILCGKITPKGESPMTPEEKLLRAIFGEKASDVRDTSLRLPPGVSGTVVEVRVFNRHGIDIDDRTRAIQTEEKDRLRKDAEDERNILKRSSYARLRDMLLRQTVTAAPKGVKKGGAIDAEMLDSVEPHEWWKFAVKDDKRQADLEAVRAQYEEAETAIKRRLEDRIEKLERGDELPPGVLKMVKVFVAVKRKLQPGDKMAGRHGNKGVISRILPEEDMPFLEDGTPADIVLNPLGVPSRMNVGQIFETHLGWAARGLGKQVGALLDDIYAKGKGAAADTKPLRTKLKDIYGKNYHAELDARDEGEIMELASNLTGGIPIGTPVFDGAKEADVAEMLEKAGLDVSGQVTLYDGRTGEAFDRKVTVGYIYMLKLHHLVDDKIHARSIGPYSLVTQQPLGGKAQFGGQRFGEMEVWALQAYGAAYTLQEMLTVKSDDVIGRTKVYEAIVKGDDTFEAGIPESFNVLVKEMRSLGLNVELNSIVDENDEDAPTQLAAE; from the coding sequence ATGGCGACCAAGGCAGCCCCGGCGACCGAGACCCGGCCCACCGCGTCCAAGCGCATCCGCAAGATCTTCGGCAACATCCACGAAGTCAGCGAGATGCCGAACCTGATCGAGGTTCAGCGGGAGAGCTACGAGCAATTCCTTCGCTCGCGCCCGCAGGACGGCTACGTGTCCGGCCTCGAAAAGACGCTGCGCAGCGTGTTCCCGATCCGCGACTTCGCCGGCACCGCCGAGCTCGATTTCGTCCATTACGAGCTCGAAGAGCCCAAGTACGACACCGACGAGTGCCGCCAGCGCGGAATGACCTATGCGGCGCCGATGCGCGTGACGCTTCGCCTGATCGTGTTCGAGGTCGATCCCGATACGGAGACCCGCTCCGTGCTCGATATCAAGGAGCAGGACGTCTACATGGGCGACATGCCGCTGATGACGAAGAACGGCACGTTCATCGTCAACGGCACCGAGCGCGTGATCGTCAGCCAGATGCATCGCAGCCCTGGCGTCCTCTTCGACCATGACCGCGGCAAGACCCACGCCTCGGGCAAGTTCCTGTTCGCCGCCCGGGTCATCCCCTATCGCGGCTCGTGGCTCGACTTCGAGTTCGACGCCAAGGACATCGTCAACGTCCGCATCGACCGCAAGCGCAAGCTTCCGGTGACGGCGCTCCTCCACGCGCTCGACATGTCGAGCGAGGAGATCCTCAACACCTTCTACAACCGGGTCGTCTTCGTCCGCGGCAAGGGCGGCTGGCAGATCCCCTACGTCTCCGAGGCGTGGCGCGGCAACAAGCCGGCCTTCGACATCGCCGATGCCAAGTCGGGCGAGGTCATCTTCCCGGCCGGCCAGAAGATTTCCCCGCGCGCCGCCAACAAGGCGGCCAAGGACGGCCTCGCGACCCTGCTGATCCCGACCGAGGAGATTTTCGGCCGCTACAGCGCCTACGACCTGGTCAACGATTCCACCGGCGAGATCTACATCGAGGCCGGCGACGAGGTGACTCCGGAGAATCTCGAGAAACTCGACAAGGCCGGAATCGACCGGCTCGAGCTGCTCGACATCGACCACAGCAACACCGGCGCCTGGATGCGCAACACGCTGAAGGCCGACAAGGCCGAGGACCGCGACCAGGCCCTCAGCGACATCTACCGCGTCATGCGCCCGGGCGAGCCGCCGACCCGCGAGACCGCCGAGGCGCTCTTCGCCGGCCTGTTCTTCGATCCCGAGCGCTACGACCTGTCGGCCGTCGGCCGCGTGAAGCTCAACATGCGCCTAGACCTCGACGCCGCCGACGACGTGACGACCCTTCGCAAGGAGGACATCGTCGCGGTCGTGAAGACCCTCGTCGACCTCAAGGACGGCAAGGGCGAGATCGACGACATCGACAATCTCGGCAACCGGCGCGTGCGTTCGGTGGGCGAGCTGCTCGAGAACCAGTATCGCGTCGGACTCCTGCGCATGGAGCGCGCCGTGAAGGAGCGGATGAGCTCGGTCGACGTGTCGACCGTGATGCCCAACGACCTGATCAACGCCAAGCCCGCGGTCGCCGCGGTGCGCGAGTTCTTCGGTTCGTCGCAGCTCTCGCAGTTCATGGACCAGACCAACCCGCTCTCCGAGGTGACGCACAAGCGCCGCGTCTCGGCCCTCGGGCCGGGCGGCCTGACCCGCGAGCGCGCCGGCTTCGAAGTCCGCGACGTCCACCCGACCCATTACGGCCGGATCTGCCCGATCGAGACTCCGGAAGGCCCGAACATCGGCCTGATCAACTCGCTCGCCAGCTTCAGCCGGGTGAACAAATACGGCTTCATCGAGACTCCGTATCGCAAGGTCATCGACAACAAGGTGACCAACGACGTCGTCTACCTCTCCGCCATGGAGGAGGCCAAGCACACGATCGCCCAGGCGAACGCGGAGCTCGACAAGAATGGCGGCTTCGTCGAGGAGATCGTCTCCTCGCGCCAGGCCGGCGAGTTCCTGATGGCTCCGCGCGACATCATCACCCTGATGGACGTGTCGCCGAAGCAGCTCGTGTCGGTCGCGGCCTCGCTCATCCCGTTCCTTGAGAACGACGACGCGAACCGCGCCCTCATGGGATCGAACATGCAGCGCCAGGCGGTGCCGCTGGTTCGCGCCGAGGCGCCGTTCGTCGGCACCGGCATGGAGGAGACGGTCGCCCGCGATTCCGGCGCCGCCATCGCCGCCCGGCGCACCGGCATCGTCGACCAGGTCGACGCCGCCCGAATCGTCATCCGCGCGACCGACGAGGTCGAGGCCGGCAAGTCGGGCGTCGACATCTACACGCTGATGAAGTTCCAGCGCTCCAACCAGAACACCTGCATCAACCAGCGCCCGCTAGTGAAGAAGGGTGAGCTGGTCCGCGCCGGCGACGTCATTGCTGACGGCCCTTCGACCGACCTCGGCGAGCTCGCCCTCGGCCGCAACGTGCTCGTCGCGTTCATGCCCTGGAACGGCTACAATTTCGAGGATTCCATCCTGATCTCCGAGCGGATCGTGAAGGACGACGTCTTCACCTCGATCCACATCGAGGAGTTTGAGGTCATGGCCCGCGACACCAAGCTCGGGCCGGAGGACATCACCCGCGACATCCCCAACGTCGGCGAGGAAGCTCTGCGCAACCTCGACGAGGCCGGAATCGTCTATATCGGCGCCGAGGTCGAGCCGGGCGACATCCTGTGCGGCAAGATCACGCCGAAGGGCGAGAGCCCGATGACTCCGGAGGAAAAGCTCCTCCGCGCCATCTTCGGCGAGAAGGCGTCGGACGTGCGCGACACCTCGCTCCGCCTGCCGCCGGGCGTTTCCGGCACGGTGGTCGAGGTCCGCGTGTTCAACCGCCACGGAATCGACATCGACGACCGTACGCGGGCGATCCAGACCGAGGAGAAGGACCGGCTTCGCAAGGACGCCGAGGACGAGCGCAACATTCTGAAGCGCTCTTCCTATGCCCGTCTGCGCGACATGCTCCTTCGCCAGACCGTCACCGCGGCGCCCAAGGGCGTCAAGAAGGGCGGCGCGATCGACGCCGAAATGCTCGACAGCGTCGAGCCGCACGAATGGTGGAAGTTCGCGGTCAAGGACGACAAGCGCCAGGCCGACCTGGAAGCCGTCCGCGCCCAGTACGAGGAGGCCGAAACGGCGATCAAGCGCCGGCTCGAGGACCGCATCGAGAAGCTCGAGCGCGGCGACGAGCTGCCGCCGGGCGTTCTCAAGATGGTCAAGGTGTTCGTCGCTGTGAAGCGCAAGCTTCAGCCGGGCGACAAGATGGCCGGCCGCCACGGCAACAAGGGCGTCATCTCCCGGATCCTTCCGGAAGAGGACATGCCGTTCCTCGAGGACGGCACCCCGGCCGACATCGTGCTCAACCCGCTGGGCGTGCCTTCGCGCATGAACGTCGGGCAGATCTTCGAAACCCACCTGGGCTGGGCCGCGCGCGGCCTCGGCAAGCAGGTCGGGGCGCTGCTCGACGACATCTACGCCAAGGGCAAGGGCGCGGCCGCCGACACCAAGCCGCTACGCACCAAGCTCAAGGACATCTACGGCAAGAATTATCATGCCGAGCTCGACGCCCGCGACGAAGGCGAGATCATGGAGCTCGCCTCCAACCTCACCGGCGGCATTCCGATCGGCACTCCGGTGTTCGACGGCGCCAAGGAAGCCGACGTCGCCGAGATGCTGGAGAAGGCCGGACTGGACGTGTCGGGCCAGGTGACGCTCTACGACGGGCGCACCGGCGAGGCGTTCGACCGCAAGGTGACCGTGGGCTACATCTACATGCTGAAGCTCCACCACCTCGTGGACGACAAGATCCACGCGCGCTCGATCGGGCCGTACAGCCTCGTCACCCAGCAGCCGCTGGGCGGAAAGGCGCAGTTTGGCGGCCAGAGGTTCGGCGAGATGGAGGTCTGGGCGCTCCAGGCCTACGGCGCCGCCTACACGCTGCAGGAGATGCTGACGGTGAAGTCGGACGACGTGATCGGCCGCACCAAGGTCTACGAGGCGATCGTCAAGGGCGACGACACGTTCGAGGCCGGCATCCCCGAGAGCTTCAACGTGCTCGTCAAGGAGATGCGCTCGCTGGGCCTCAACGTCGAGCTGAACTCGATCGTCGACGAGAATGACGAGGACGCTCCGACGCAGCTGGCGGCGGAATGA